In Bdellovibrio sp. GT3, one genomic interval encodes:
- a CDS encoding FHA domain-containing protein, giving the protein MVTFIEILNGVNEGSRLQLRDGMTLGRSQADIVIKDPKVSGTHAQVALDGKAQLVLLDLDSSNGLYISGRRVKKVALIPGVIFEVGRTQFKVVSVEEEEAGSFERLLTWRNILSAKIPDSKIENTQPSIEIERFSPALKLTFLRGIQADEEIILGYGPRTAGADSLDIELLDVDAPRDAFKFVALPGQVQLKVLAIGRVTLNNKKVSAETLHDGDMIAVGSTVIKVSYL; this is encoded by the coding sequence ATGGTCACTTTTATTGAGATTCTTAATGGAGTTAACGAAGGTTCGCGGCTGCAATTGCGCGACGGAATGACCCTGGGCAGATCCCAGGCAGACATCGTTATTAAGGATCCAAAGGTTTCAGGAACCCATGCCCAAGTGGCTTTGGATGGTAAGGCGCAACTGGTACTGTTGGATCTGGATTCCTCAAACGGGCTGTACATTTCGGGCCGCCGTGTGAAAAAAGTAGCGTTAATTCCGGGGGTTATCTTCGAGGTTGGCCGTACTCAGTTTAAAGTCGTCAGTGTTGAGGAAGAAGAGGCGGGAAGCTTCGAACGTCTTTTGACTTGGCGCAATATTTTAAGCGCCAAGATTCCCGATTCCAAAATTGAAAACACACAGCCTTCGATTGAAATTGAAAGATTCTCTCCGGCGCTAAAGCTGACCTTTCTTCGCGGCATTCAGGCCGATGAGGAAATTATTTTAGGGTATGGTCCCAGAACTGCGGGCGCTGACTCCCTGGATATCGAGCTTCTGGATGTGGATGCCCCTCGGGATGCCTTCAAGTTTGTGGCACTTCCGGGCCAGGTTCAGCTTAAGGTCTTAGCCATTGGCCGGGTTACGCTTAACAATAAAAAGGTCTCTGCCGAAACGTTGCATGATGGTGATATGATTGCTGTCGGTAGCACGGTTATTAAAGTTTCATATCTATAG
- the rpsF gene encoding 30S ribosomal protein S6, whose product METKNTMPYEVVVLMHPDATLEDQKELFKKNKSTIETFKGTINSLETWGKRNLATPIGKLKKATYFHSTFEADTQAIAELERTMRINDKVLRFMHTRLDERVSLAKFMEGFKKGLSESAAREKEREAKMQARKAAFAAAKADRAERGE is encoded by the coding sequence ATGGAAACTAAAAACACTATGCCTTACGAGGTTGTAGTTCTTATGCATCCAGATGCAACTCTTGAAGACCAAAAAGAGCTTTTCAAGAAGAACAAATCAACTATCGAGACTTTCAAAGGGACTATCAACTCTTTGGAAACTTGGGGCAAACGTAACTTGGCGACACCAATCGGCAAGTTGAAAAAAGCGACATACTTCCACTCTACATTCGAGGCTGACACTCAAGCTATCGCTGAGTTGGAACGTACTATGCGTATCAACGACAAAGTACTTCGCTTCATGCACACTCGTCTTGATGAGCGTGTTTCTTTGGCTAAGTTCATGGAAGGCTTCAAAAAAGGTCTTTCTGAATCTGCTGCTCGTGAAAAAGAGCGCGAAGCTAAAATGCAAGCTCGTAAAGCTGCGTTCGCTGCTGCTAAAGCAGACCGCGCTGAACGTGGCGAGTAA
- a CDS encoding DUF2232 domain-containing protein: protein MKKTASPQKFITVSSLSILLSMMTVVFGAPLLRVLRQTYGPWAFWILGLLVTGASWLLNAQPLAMFIGSVWMTLGVYNELEQRGFGWWKSGILSVLLGTGAASISLYGAFKVNGINTYAEVQKLVEQFTEQVQKMNPAVKLDASVLMQQVPSAIAITLILALGVGLIFERRVFSWLNLPREKIASQLNLLEYRLPDFFIWVAMTAFLLTMVSFGGKAIAILAVNIVNVALVLYFFQGLAVLEVCLNSMRAGTFTRVLVYIILVGQLVLVLSVIGLIDYWLDFRSRIRKMTAPKAS from the coding sequence ATGAAGAAGACAGCGTCACCACAGAAATTCATCACAGTTTCATCTCTCTCGATTTTGTTGTCGATGATGACCGTGGTGTTCGGCGCTCCTCTTCTTCGTGTGCTCCGTCAGACTTACGGTCCTTGGGCCTTTTGGATCCTGGGACTGTTGGTAACAGGGGCTTCGTGGCTCCTCAACGCTCAACCTTTAGCAATGTTCATTGGCTCCGTTTGGATGACTTTAGGGGTATACAATGAACTTGAGCAAAGAGGATTTGGGTGGTGGAAGTCCGGCATTCTGAGCGTACTGCTTGGGACAGGTGCTGCAAGCATCTCTCTTTACGGTGCCTTCAAAGTGAATGGGATTAACACGTACGCTGAAGTTCAAAAACTGGTCGAACAGTTTACTGAGCAGGTTCAGAAAATGAATCCCGCAGTTAAATTGGACGCTTCAGTTCTGATGCAGCAAGTTCCATCAGCCATTGCGATTACTTTGATTCTCGCTTTAGGTGTGGGACTAATATTTGAGAGAAGGGTTTTTTCGTGGCTCAATTTGCCCCGCGAGAAAATTGCCTCTCAGCTCAATTTGTTAGAATATCGCCTGCCCGATTTTTTTATCTGGGTTGCGATGACAGCCTTCCTTCTAACAATGGTGAGTTTTGGCGGTAAGGCCATTGCGATCCTCGCAGTTAATATAGTGAACGTAGCACTCGTTCTTTATTTTTTTCAGGGGTTAGCAGTGTTGGAGGTATGTCTTAATTCGATGCGAGCAGGAACGTTCACACGAGTTTTGGTGTACATAATCTTGGTCGGCCAGTTGGTGCTTGTATTAAGTGTCATTGGTTTGATCGATTACTGGTTGGATTTTAGAAGTCGCATCCGCAAGATGACGGCTCCCAAAGCCAGCTAA
- the rplI gene encoding 50S ribosomal protein L9, translated as MKVILQKDVKDVGRVGELVNVSEGFARNFLFPRKLAAEATEKRVKEYEHLKRVAETKKKKAMAERQELLNKVNGTTVMFKLQAGADSDKLFGTVTTTDISKELQKMGHSIDRRDILLEEPIKVLGQHKAVIRYAEGLEAKIQIAVERA; from the coding sequence ATGAAAGTTATTCTTCAAAAAGACGTTAAAGATGTTGGCCGTGTTGGTGAGTTGGTGAACGTTTCTGAAGGTTTCGCAAGAAACTTCTTGTTCCCACGTAAATTGGCTGCTGAAGCTACAGAAAAACGCGTAAAAGAATACGAACACTTGAAACGCGTTGCTGAAACTAAAAAGAAAAAAGCTATGGCTGAACGCCAAGAGCTTTTGAACAAAGTTAACGGCACTACTGTAATGTTCAAACTTCAAGCTGGCGCAGACTCTGACAAGCTTTTCGGTACTGTAACAACTACAGATATCTCTAAAGAGCTTCAAAAAATGGGTCACTCTATCGACCGTCGCGATATCCTTTTGGAAGAGCCAATCAAAGTATTGGGTCAACACAAAGCGGTTATCCGTTACGCTGAAGGTTTGGAAGCTAAGATCCAAATCGCAGTTGAGCGCGCATAA